One Coregonus clupeaformis isolate EN_2021a unplaced genomic scaffold, ASM2061545v1 scaf2998, whole genome shotgun sequence DNA segment encodes these proteins:
- the LOC121586460 gene encoding proteasome subunit beta type-7-like, giving the protein MALSNVLEIPESGFNFENVARNVALEGLLEGGHTKALKPMKTGTTIAGVVCKDGVVLGADTRATSGEVVADKMCAKIHYISPNIYCCGAGTAADTEKTTDLLSSNLTIFSMNSGRNPRVVMAVNILQDMLFRYRGQIGASLILGGVDCTGNHLYTVGPYGSIDNVPYLAMGSGDLAALGILEDRFKPNMEMEEAKELVRDAIHSGIMSDLGSGNNIDICVITKQGVDYIRPYQESEYKDKRQKRYKYGPGTTSILTEKIVPLDLEVVQETVQRMDTT; this is encoded by the exons ATGGCGCTATCAAATGTTCTCGAAATACCTGAATCTGGATTTAATTTCGAGAACGTCGCCAG AAATGTTGCTCTAGAGGGCCTGCTTGAGGGAGGACATACCAAGGCACTTAAGCCCATGAAGACTGGGACCACCATAGCTGGAGTAGTGTGCAAG GATGGAGTGGTTCTGGGAGCAGACACGCGGGCCACCTCCGGTGAAGTGGTGGCTGATAAGATGTGTGCCAAGATACACTACATCTCCCCCAATATATA CTGCTGTGGTGCAGGAACTGCAGCGGATACAGAGAAGACTACCGACCTACTCTCATCCAACCTCACCATCTTTTCTATGAACAGCGGCAGGAACCCACGTGTCGTGATGGCAGTAAACATACTACAGGACATGCTAttcag GTACCGGGGCCAGATAGGGGCCAGTCTAATCCTAGGAGGGGTGGACTGCACCGGCAATCACCTCTACACAGTGGGGCCCTATGGGAGCATAGACAATGTGCCATACCTTGCAATGG GGTCTGGTGACTTGGCTGCTTTGGGGATTCTGGAGGACAGGTTCAAACCTAATATGGAG ATGGAGGAGGCTAAGGAGTTGGTCCGGGATGCCATCCACTCTGGCATAATGAGTGACCTGGGCTCAGGCAACAACATAGATATCTGTGTCATAACTAAACAGGGGGTGGACTACATCAGGCCGTACCAGGAGTCAGAGTACAAAGACAAGAG GCAGAAGAGATACAAGTATGGCCCAGGTACAACGTCTATTTTGACAGAGAAAATAGTCCCTCTGGACCTGGAGGTAGTGCAGGAGACAGTCCAGCGGATGGATACCACCTGA